The Phycisphaerae bacterium genomic interval GCCTCAAAGTGAGTGATGCAGAACTGGGCCGACTCCACGTCAGGCCAGAGCCGTTTCACGGCGATTGGAACTACATAGTCTCGCCGCGACGGTAGAATCGTTCAGGTTATTTCTTTGCGGGCCCTAACCTCCCTCGCTAGCCAAATCGGCTGCAGCCCACACAGCCCATCACGGCAGGATTCTCCTTCGGAAGAGCTCGCACCGCTGAGCGTGAAGCCCTCATAGGGTGCAAACGCCACCCACGGCGTTCCTGGCAGGCGCCGTGAGCTGGGATCGTCGGCCCGCCCACAACGACGCCCAGTCGTTCACCTTCGGGTCCTTCTCGTCACACCCTTCCCGCACAGTGGCACGGTCTCGGCAGCCTCACCAACCTGATACTCAAAAACGGTGAAGCCCACCGTTCCCAGCCGGCGGGTAATCAGAATCTGCTCGATCAACCTACAGAGGTTGTCCGAAAACCTGCCCAGCTACTCAGTTCGATGCCCGGATAGCACGGCGTCTTGCCGGTCCAGACGCGCTGCTGAATCCGCCTCCCAGATGGCGCGGATCGCCTCCTCGTCGCCAAACCCATCGAGGACCGCCGGACCCGGCGTGTTGGCGTAGTACCATCGCAGACTGTCCCGTGGTGAACTCAGCGTGCGGCTGCCCGGTATCTGGAGATAGCCGTCGGGGTCGGCCTTGCGCACCCAATTCCAGGCGTAGCCCAGTTAGTCGCTGCGGCAGCCGGGCGACGGCGCGGTAGCCTGCGCGGGGCGCGTTGGCAGGGGTACGCCCAGTTTCAACTCGCCCGTCTGTTCGCTCGGAGAATGGATGACTTCGTAATACCCACCGCTGGCTGCTGCCGGCAAGGTGAGCATCAGCATCGATGGCAGCACGATCCAAACCGGGTGGTTTATTCTCATGGTTGCGGTCTCCTGGGCACCAGGGTATCCCCCGCGGGGCCGGGGCACAATGCAGTCAGTTCAGCAAGCTCAGCCTGGACAACAGTCACTGGGATCATGTACTCTCCAACGCGGACCAGGTGAACGGGGCCGCGCAACAAGAGCGAGTCTGTGCGGGACGAGATGTCGCTAACCCAAAGAAGTTCCAGCCAAGCCGTTACGTCACGACGGAGGTGTGCCGCCCGGCCGCCAGTGTGGCCACACCGCTGCCCACCCAGCCTTCAAGTCGGTGATGCGTTGCTCGAGGTGGTCGGCCAGGCGCATCACGAACAGCTGACCGTCAAGCATGATCTCCGGCCAAACTGAGGTCCGATTCATGACTCGAAACAGCCTGTGGGCGATCGTCATCGTGTCCGCTACCTCCGTGTGGGTGTCAGCTCAGGCTCCCGTCGTACTGGAGCATGATCATCTCCTCGTGGAGTTCTCAGCACAGGATGGCTCCATAATCCGATTGCGCAACAAGAAAGTGGATCTTGAGCTGGTTAAAACCCTGCCGCAAACCCGGCAGCCCTGGGCTCTTTTGCTGGCCCCTCTCGATCTGGTGTCCGATTTCACTGCTTTCCGAATCCTGCGCGACCCCGAAAGCCCCGTTCGCCGGGTCGACCTGGAGTGGCGCACACGCTATCGGATCACCGTCAAGGCCAGTGTGTCGCTCCAGGCGGGATCGGACGAGCTTGAGCTGAGGTGTTCGGCCGAGAACTCCGGCGACCGGACGATCATTGCCCTCCGATATCCTGCCATCCAGGGCATCGGAGCACTCTGGGGGGACGGCCAGTACGATCGGCTACTGCACTCGACCGCGATGGGCGCCTTGTTCACGAACCCCTTTCATCTTTTCCAGGCCGCTGGTCTGCCCATCCAGAGCCGCGGCATGGTGATCTCACGATACCCCAACGGCTTTCATGGATCGCCACTGCAGATGATGGCCTACTTCACCGAGGGACACGGTGGATTCTACGTTGCGGCCAAGGACAGTCTCTGCACGGATAAGGACCTGAACTTCTACAAGTCGGCCGGTGGCAACCTGGAATGCGAGATTGCCCACATCCAGTGGGAAGCCTGTCCCGGCCGCAGCCTGGTGGTTGACTACCCAGTCGTGATCGCCGCCCTGACCGAGGGAACATGGTACGAAGCGGCCGAACGCTACCGGGCCTGGGCCACGCAGCAGCCATGGTGCCGGCGAGGAACGAGGAGGGATCGCGTGGCCCGAGCTGACGCATGCCGGTGGCTGCATGAGGAGGTTGGTGCCGTGGGGGCGTGGTGGCCCTTCAGGGGCGACATCCGGGCGGAGATCACACGAACTCGGCGGTTGTTTGGTACGCCGTTACTGCACCTCGAGCTCTGGTGGCAAAACCGGCCTTCCCTGGAAGCGGCCCAGGCGGGAGGTGATCGCTTCGGGCCTTTTTACTTCCCCTTTCTGGCCCTCAAGAGCAAGCAGACCTTCGAAACGCACAGCCAGGATCGAATCGTGCCGCCTGCGACGCCGATTTCACCCGATTGGGTCGCCATGTGTCCGGCCCAGCCCGGCTGGCGGGCGGTGGTTTGCGAATCGGCCCAAGACATGGCCAGCAAGCACCCTCTGCGCCACCACCAGATTTGGGTGGATGAAAACACCACCGGCTGCCAAGCAGACTGCCTCTATTATGACGTCGGCCCCTGTGCAGGCGTACCCACGCATTGTTACGCGGCCAACCATGCTCACGCCCCCGGCGCAGGACGGGACATCACCCAGGCGTACGTCACCCTGTTTGAAGAGAGCCAACGTCGGGCTTCCCTCCAAAAGGGCAGCTACGTACCGGTGGGAACCGAGTGTGTCAGCGAACCGTTCGTCGGTTGCCTGGACCTGTACTATGCTCGCAACGCTGGTTTCAATCCAGATATGGAGGTGGGGCCCTATGTTCGGCAGCTCACGTGGCTCCCGGACGGCCGGATGGAGATCGTGCCCCTCTTCGAGTTTGTCTATCACGACTACGGCCCCGCGGCCATCCAGGGGATATACCCGGTCTATCCCTGGAACGTACCTGAGGCAGATGATTTCTTCACCTGGGCCGAGGCCCGCTCCGTGCTTTGGGGTGGCTTACTGGTCACGTTTCCTGTTGCTTCGCAACCTGCTTGCCCCGAAGACCGAACTCGGTTCATTCGCAGCCTAGTTGCTGCCCGCACGGACTTCGCCCGCGAGTTTCTGACCTATGGCCGCATGCAGCGCCCACCGATCATGGAGTGTGAAACACTGGCCATCAATCATGGACTGGCCAAAGACGGGTGGTTTCGCAGGATTCGCTACCCGCAGGCCGAACCTGATCTGAAGGCGGCTCTGCCGACATCTAGCCAGCCGGGTGGCGAGCACCGCGAATCGGATCAGCTGTCCGTCGAGGACTGGGCCAAAGGCCTATTGTCCACGCCAGCCGCGTTGGCCAGAGTACCTACCATCCATGTGCCTGCGGTGATAAGTCAAGCCTTTACCCTGGGAGATGAGCGGTTGGGAATTCTCCTGGTCAATTTGCATCGTGACCGTGACGAAGCCGTGCGTGTGTCCGTAAACCCCGGTTCCTGCGGTCTGCGGAAAGGGAGCTACGAGCTTCGACGGATCACGGCCGCCGGTGGCCAGAACCTGGGCATATTCCAGAACCGCCGCGAGGCCGAAGTCCAACTCCCCCCTCGAGATGTGGTGCTCCTGGCAGCCCGATTCATCGGCGGCTAGGCAAACCCTCCCTCCATCCTGCTTGGTGGGCGCCTCTCAACCACACCTTACATGCTGATACGGTCCGGTTCGTAGTGAGCGCTCGCTGGAGTATCATGCGTGAACGAAGATGAACCTAGTGGCCTTGCCCCGATGAGATCGTGGATGAGCGTCACTGCAGGAAGCCGGGGTGGCCGTGCTGCCAGGACCTCCGAGCGGTACTTGCCGCCCTGCTAAAGGCTCCGCGGTAACGCAGCAGCAGGACGACTGTCAAGCCGCTGAAGATGACCGTCGCCGATCCAAGCACCAAGAGCGCAATGATCAGCTCGTCACCAGGGCCGGTCACAAGAAATAAGATCAGAAACAGGCACAGCATGCCCCCCCCACGTCGTTATGCTCCCCCACATTACTTTGCGCGTGGCTGCGGCCAAGCAGCGATCAGGGATTCGAAGAGCCAGGAAACTGAGATAGGGGAACATCGCCAGCGACTGGATGATCGTGATAATCACTTCTACAATCGTGAGATCGGGCCTGCTGGGTCCAGAGCCAGCCACGATTGTTGTCAACCATAGCACGCGGGCTGTTTCCAGCGCCAACGAGGCACGTGCAATTCTGCGGCGACTCGCAAACTCCTCTGAGCCTGTCAGCCGGACCTCAGGTCTTGTGACCAACCACAGGCCGGCAAAGGTCAGCCACGAGGTAACAAAACTGAGGACGATCATCATGACGCCCAGCAGGCCCAGCACATAATCTGTATACGCAAGGCCGATCGACAGCAGCATCCGCCACGGGGTTGCGGCTGCGAGACAGCCGGCCCCCCCCTGCCAGTGATGCTACCCACGCCGGATCGCCAAACCTCAGCAGGTTTCCACGGAGCGACAAGCCTGTAGAGGTTCCACACTCTGGGCAGGCGCCACTCGACACAAGCCCGCGGAGGTTGTAGCCGCATTTCAGGCACATCGTATCTCGCTCGATGCCAGTTAGCCGGCGCCGCGCAGCCCCGGCGTCATGGAGCAGCAGCTTGGTACTTCGGTACGACATCTCCCCGATGGCCTCCATCCGGCTGCGCCGCCGGGCATCATTCCGGCATTGTACCAGAACCATCACTATTGCGCCCCCCTCCCTTCCGTTCAGCCGGAACGAGATACCGCTGGTAATCTCCTGCTTGGCAGAGGCGTTCGAGGGTATGCTCGGCGAAAAGGACGGCGCGGACGGGGCGTGGTGAAGCAATGCCGGAGGCATGGCCGGCTTGCGTGGTAACTCGCCCGGCCTGGGCCAGAGCAGGCCAGACGGAGCATGAAGCCGAAATGTGGATGAATTCCAGCCGTTTCTTCCCGGGTAGCGGGAATAGGGTCATCGCACAATATGATCAGACCCGCAATTCACTTGCCAGCGGGCTGCGTTGCCTGGGTGTCCGTCAACGGCAGAGCCAGATACTGCCTCCACACCTCAAAGGCCGGACGCTTCTGGCCAGTCTCATCGACCAAGCCACAGTCGCGCCAGGCCATGAACACCTCCGGCGATGAAGATCGAATCCTCTGCCAAAGGGCGTCGTAATCGCGCGAGACAAAGCTGATCACGAAGAGCGTCCTGTGCGCAGCAGCGAAATCAAGCAGGGTTCGCACGAACGCCTCCTGTTTGGCAGGCGTGCCAGCGATCACCTGGCCCGTGGTCGGGAACTTCAGCTCCCCCGCCGCCTCCCCTGTCTCGACGAACGCATACGGCTTGCCGTACTTGTCGAAGTGATCGGTCAACCAGCGCAGGCATCCGGTAACGTCAGTCGTGCCGCCGCGGATGAAGGGATAGAAACTGACTGCAACGACGTCGTTGCAGGGCATAATCTGCTCGAAGGCGGCCAGCATCCGATCGCGCCTGGCGCCGCTGAGGTTGAGCATCCCGTGCAGCGTGAACGAGGCGAAGATCGGAAGCGACGGGTAAGCCTTTCGCAGGTCTTGATATACATGCCGGTGCAAGCCCACATAGGCCCGCCATGGACCAGGGCCGGCGCCGTGGATTTCGTTGACCTCGATGCCGATGGCGAGGTAATCGGGTTTGAAGAAGTCCACCATTCGCCGGCAATATGCCAGATAGGCCTTCATGATCAAAGGGTCGTCGTACGGCTTGCCCTTGACTTCTGTGGGGATGGGCAGCGATTTCTCGCCTTCCTTCAGTGTGCCCCGACCCGGAGAGATGGCCAAGTATACCTTGCCGCCCGGACGCGTGGCCTTCTTCTTGCCCTCCCAGTCTTTGAGCAGCTCGGCGCTGAAGGGTCGGCCGGAGAGCGACTCGGCCCACGGTACCCCCTCGATGTGGTGTGCAAGGATGTCGCCGTTCTCGCGAGCGAACGCGCGAGCCTCCTCGACGGCCTCGATCGTGAAGTCGTGCGGAAAGCCAGTAAAGCCCATGTGGAATGACCGCGAGGTGGGCAGCTCGCCGGCCAACAGCAACAGAGGCATCACTGCGGCCCATCCCATCACAGAGACACTGGACAGCATCGCAGGCTCCATCACAGGGCTTCGTGGTCAGACATCTTACGACAGAACAGGATCGCGTGCGGGCCGGAGTAGGTGCTGCCCACGTCCACGCCTTCGACCTCCACCAGCCCCGCGTCGCGCAGCCACCAACCGAAGGCGAAATCGATGACGTCCATTACCCGCTCGGCTCTCTTCTTGGCCTGCTGGCCTTCACGCACGAGGAAGTTGTCTGCCGCGATACTCTCGAACTCGCAACGAGTCGGCTGACAATTACGTGCCGGCCAGGGCTTTCTTCAGTACACGGGCGGCTTTGCCTGCATCTGCAGCACTGTCGAAAGCGAAGTAGACGACCGATCGTCGGTTAAGCGCTGCCGCGGAGAGGCCGCGCAGGTTGACTTTAGCCTCAGCGAGCAGCCGGGTGATCTTGGTACCGAGGCCGGGCTTGTCGGGTCCTTCCAGGCGAATTGAGCGTAGGCTCGCAGCTTTGGAGAGCCCGGCTTTCCTGGCCGCACGGGTCTGGGAAGCACCCTGCAACGGGGCAAGAAAGACGACACCGGTGCCAGGCTTGTCCGGGCAACGCCGGGCGATGACGAACTCCAGGTTCGCGCCTGCTTCAGAGAGCGTTTCGAGCTTGCAGGCCAGACCACCCGGCTGATCCTTCATACTGCCTGCCCAGACGTCTACTTTGGTGATTGTGTAGGCCATGACTTGACTCCTTCGGAAAGGAATGAACTCCAAGCGATCATACTATCGCCGCGATGCAGAGTAGACAAGCGTCGGAATCGTATACCTCAGGCGTGTTCTGTCTTCCGGGGCCACACCCTTGGATCGTCAATCCCAGGACGAGGCTTCGATCGCAGGAACAGCGGCAAAGTGGCCGCTTGATGATACCTCGCAGGTGGCCGGCTTGAGGTGCATGGATACGGGGGCGTTCCGGTGCTCGTGATGCATTAACAGCGATTCGAAGGGTGCGACGGGGGGAGTATGAGCGGGACGTGAAGGAGTGGATGAGGGGCTACTCGAGGCAAGGGATGCGTTGAATGGCAGCGTCCCCGCTACCGAATCTGGCTCGGGGAAGACCAGCGCGCCGCCCTGTCGAGAAGGTCCAATAAGCCAGTTTGTCAACCCATGGCCAACAAATGCCGAACATCTATGAGCGGCTCTCAAGATCGGCAACGGCTTAGTTCACCTATGCTTCGAGAGAAAAGATCTGACACAGGATTGCTGACGAGAACTCGATGGAGGGAAGTCTTGCTGCACTTTGGGCACCGAGACGTCTCCTTTCGACAGGATCAGCGAGAACGCAGAGGAGCTTCGCGGTGCAAGATACCTGCCATCGCTAAGTTGACGCTCCTGCCTAACGGACGGGATGGACAAGTCCGCGTTTACCCCAAATGCCCAATACTAGACGTCTCAGCCACGGGGATGGGGATCAAGAGCTACCAGAAGGTTGCAGTGGGGACGACGGTCGCCTTGGAGTTATTCGTCGGCGACACTCGACTCACATCGTCAGGTACGGTCATCAGCTGCACGGGATTTCCAGGTTGTCATCGAATCGGTCTCATGCTGAACTTGGCCTAGCTCGGCGCTCACGGCTGCTCGCCAGAGTTGCCGGGACATTCTCTTGCTCCCTCTATTACCGACAAGCAGGATTTCGCGCCGGGCCATCATGGCTTCGACGGCCTTGGCGTCGCCGGGATTGACACGGAGGTCAGCGGCATAGTACGGCCGCCGCTCGAAGGTCATCCGCCGGGCGTAGTCATCAACGGGGACGATATTCGGGCAGAGGACGATCCACACCTTCATGTCGAATTCGCGGTGGGCCATGTCGATAATGCGGCGGTGCTGATCGAGCTTGGCCCTGTCGCTGGCGGTCAGGGGGCTGGGCATGGTCTCGAGCTGGGGCCAGATGGAGACGAGGTTGTAGCCCAGGCGGTGCAGGCCATCGAAGTAGCCACGCCAGTCCTTGTCGGTCCAGGTACGTGAGGCGTAGGGGTGGTTGTAAACCCAGCCTTCGTGTACGTACATGCCGATGAGCTTCTGGTCGGACGGGGTGGTTCCCGCGGCGCCGGCCGGCAACTCGGCGGAGAGGTTTCGCGACAGCAGGGCATTGGCTCCGGCGGCGGCCAGTTCAAGAAACTTGCGTCGGTTCATATCGCCCTCCTGGCCGGCCGCATGGTATCAGTAGACTGGCCGGAGGACAATGCCGACAAGAGCCCATCCAAACGCCAGGGTCTGGCTGCCGAACGACCTCGGATCCGCACATTCAGCCCTGACTGAGCGCCAAATTCGGTTGACGTATTTGACACAAATCAGTTGACACAGGATCTCAATCGCGATAATCTCCACGGATGTGGGAGCGGTCGCCGGTGTCCTGACTCGGCGAGTAGACGTCGGCAGTGCGGGCCTACGCTGAGCTGGCTTGGAGCGGCAGGATCCCGTGGAGGAGAAACGAAATCAGCTTCTCAAGTCATTCATCATATTGGGGTATTGCTCGAACGCACAGGCAGCGCGCTTGAGGCGGGTGCCGATTGCACGCTGGCCTCGCACGGCCGGTTCGCAACCGACGAATTGGATGACGGATAGCAGGAGGCGTCAACCGCGCCGGCAACTTGTTTTCAGCCCGAGCACGGAGTTCAACGAACTCGGTGGCGTTGACCAAATGTGGGAAAACGGCCCGCTGTAGTGAAGTGGTTTGGATAGGAAGGGACGGCGCGAGAGCGGGTCCTTGTGAGCAGGGTCCCTTTGGAGGGCGTGAAGGTTCTCCTCGACTACCGCATGGCCTCAGCGGTAGGAGGCGTCCTTCACTCACATTCAGCTTCACTTCCCAACGGCAGTACCGGACCGCCAGAGAGCCCGGAGAGGAGGAGACAGATGAGAGTACTCAAGATCGTGGCAATCGTCGCTGCCGCAGTGGCCGCGACCGGCGCATCGGCATCCGCTTTGGGCGCATCGCTCACCTCCGTGGGCGTACTCGATCCCACCAACCCCAACAGCGTCATCCGGGCACTCAGCTCCGATGGGAGCTACGCCGTAGGCACCAGCAAGGTCGCAGCCGACTTGTCCGTCCCAGTCGTCTGGTCCTTATCAGATGGGTTGGTGGCCCTGCCCAATCCCAGCGGCAAGAGCAGCCTCGCACATGGTGTCGCCGTTGGCATCGGCTCGAACGCCGGCAACATCATCATTTCCGGTCTCCACGAGGGCAACACGGTCAGCCGCTACTACAAGGCCCCGCTGGGCAATCTGGCCGGCGGCACCTGGGCTGACAGTGCAACCGCAGGAGGCTTCAGTACCTCAGACGTTCGAGGCGGGACCAGCAACGTCCTGCGCAATCAAATCGACGGCGATGGACGATGGTACCTGGCCGGTCGAAAGGCCAGCGACAGCCGAGGTGTCCGCCTGCGAGGCGATCCTTTCATCGGCTGGGACACGACCAACATGACCGCCGAGTCAGTCAGCGGCCATGGCGTGATCGTAGGCAGGAACTCCAGCGGCTTCAGCCCCAGCAAGGCCAGTTGGCGGTCTCCTCAGAACGATAACGGCGAAGTCCCAGGCAGCGGTGATGACTTCCGCACCGATGGCTTCGGGATATCTCCCAGCTTCGGCAAGTCAACCACGGCCAGCTTCGATGTACAGTGGATCTGCGGGCAGGACCAATCGGCCCCCGGCCCCAACATGCAGGCTTTCCGCTGGAACCGGGGTGACGCGACCCTGACGCTGCTCGGTATGCTGCCCGGAGCCACCAGCAGTGTCGCTTACACGGTGGCGGACAATGGGGTGTCCGCGGGCAGATCTTACTTCGGGAACGCGTCGCCAACCTACGAGGTGGCCACGGTCTGGGACACCAGCGGAACCTGGGACACCAGCGGCACGGCCCAATCGGTGCAGGCCTTGCTGACCGCGGCCAGCGTCGACACGAGTAGCTGGGCCAACCTAGTGCGAGTCTATGCGGTTTCCGACGACGGCAAGGTGCTCGCGGGCCAGGGCATCTGGGCGGCCGATAGCAGCACGCGCGGTTTTGTGGCCGTCATTCCTGAGCCGGCATCCTTGACGTTGCTGGCATTGGGTGCCTTCGCCTTGCTTCGCCGACGAAGCTGACGCGGTGGACGGCATCCGCCGTCGCGAGTCTTCGAGAAGCAATGCGGATCCTGAACCGAAGCAGCCCACGGACAGGACCTTTGGGCGATGGATACCGCACGGGACAACACCGGCATGCCGGCCAAGCGTCAGGCACCGCAACCGGCATAGCCGGCCTTGTCCGAGGACCATGCCTATGGCGGGGATGGTGAGACACCGACCATTCGGCTCGGGCTTGGAGCGCCCATCGGAGGAACAAGAGATGAGAACTTATCTTCGCTTCGTCACGGTCGTATTGGCCTTGGGACTGACGTCTTCGGGCGGCCAGGCGGCATCCCTGATTTCGGTGGGCGTGCTGGATCCCGCAAACCCCAGCAGCGTCATCCAGGCGCTCAGTTCCGATGGGAGCTACGCCGTGGGCACCAGCAAGGTCGCAACGGACTTGTCCGTCCCGGTTGTCTGGTCCCTGGCGGATGGGCTGGTGGCTCTGCCCAACCCTAGCGGCAAGAGCAGCCTCGCACATGGTGTCGCTGTCGGCATCGGCTCAAACCTCGGCAATATCATCATCTCTGGCCTCCACGAAGGCAATCTCACCCACCGCTTCTACAAGGCTCCGCTGACTAATCTGACCGGCGGCTCCTGGAAGGACACTGCCACCGAAG includes:
- a CDS encoding amino acid-binding protein, translated to MAYTITKVDVWAGSMKDQPGGLACKLETLSEAGANLEFVIARRCPDKPGTGVVFLAPLQGASQTRAARKAGLSKAASLRSIRLEGPDKPGLGTKITRLLAEAKVNLRGLSAAALNRRSVVYFAFDSAADAGKAARVLKKALAGT
- a CDS encoding PilZ domain-containing protein, whose amino-acid sequence is MLHFGHRDVSFRQDQRERRGASRCKIPAIAKLTLLPNGRDGQVRVYPKCPILDVSATGMGIKSYQKVAVGTTVALELFVGDTRLTSSGTVISCTGFPGCHRIGLMLNLA
- a CDS encoding PEP-CTERM sorting domain-containing protein translates to MRVLKIVAIVAAAVAATGASASALGASLTSVGVLDPTNPNSVIRALSSDGSYAVGTSKVAADLSVPVVWSLSDGLVALPNPSGKSSLAHGVAVGIGSNAGNIIISGLHEGNTVSRYYKAPLGNLAGGTWADSATAGGFSTSDVRGGTSNVLRNQIDGDGRWYLAGRKASDSRGVRLRGDPFIGWDTTNMTAESVSGHGVIVGRNSSGFSPSKASWRSPQNDNGEVPGSGDDFRTDGFGISPSFGKSTTASFDVQWICGQDQSAPGPNMQAFRWNRGDATLTLLGMLPGATSSVAYTVADNGVSAGRSYFGNASPTYEVATVWDTSGTWDTSGTAQSVQALLTAASVDTSSWANLVRVYAVSDDGKVLAGQGIWAADSSTRGFVAVIPEPASLTLLALGAFALLRRRS